The following proteins are encoded in a genomic region of Gadus macrocephalus chromosome 19, ASM3116895v1:
- the hsdl2 gene encoding hydroxysteroid dehydrogenase-like protein 2 isoform X2 gives MLQNTGALAGRTLFVTGASRGIGRAIALKAARDGANVVVAAKTAEAHPKLPGTIYTAAREIEEAGGKALACVVDVRDEEQIRSAVEQAVAKFGGIDILVNNASAINLTGTLGTSMKKVDLMLAVNLRGTYLTSKLCIPHLLKSSNPHILNLSPPLNLNPIWFKNHTAYTMAKYGMSMCVLGMAEEFRGQISVNALWPKTAIQTAAMDMLGGEGIERQCRKADIMADAAYSVFSRPLAGPAHTTGHFLIDEDILREAGLGDMEVYAVEPGHPLMPDFFLDVETDDTPSSKALPSSTKTSNPIEETFALIRTVLSQDLVQSTKGVYQFDLSGEHTGSWFVDLKQGAGLAGQGLPPSPPDVVMSMDSALFSRMFRGELKPTMAFMTGKLRINGDMTLAIKLEKMMAAMSKSKL, from the exons ATGTTGCAGAACACAGG GGCCCTCGCGGGTCGGACGCTCTTCGTGACCGGCGCCAGCCGCGGTATCGGTCGAGCTATCGCTCTGAAGGCGGCGCGCGACGGAGCTAATGTGGTGGTGGCCGCAAAGACGGCTGAGGCCCACCCCAAGCTGCCAGGAACCATCTACACTGCAGCCAGAGAGA TCGAGGAGGCTGGAGGCAAGGCGCTGGCCTGTGTGGTGGACGTCCGGGATGAGGAGCAGATCCGCTCAGCTGTGGAGCAGGCGGTCGCCAAGTTCGGAG GTATTGATATTTTGGTGAACAACGCCAGTGCTATTAATCTGACGGGAACTCTTGGGACGTCCATGAAGAAGGTTGACCTGATGCTGGCCGTCAACCTGCGGGGAACTTACCTCAC CTCTAAGCTGTGCATTCCTCACCTGTTGAAAAGCTCTAACCCTCACATCCTGAACCTGTCTCCGCCTCTCAACCTCAACCCCATTTGGTTCAAGAACCATACAG CCTACACCATGGCTAAGTATGGGATGTCGATGTGTGTCCTTGGGATGGCTGAGGAGTTCAGAGGGCAGATCAGCGTCAACGCCCTCTGGCCCAAGACTG CCATCCAGACGGCGGCTATGGATATGCTAGGTGGTGAAGGTATCGAGCGGCAGTGCCGTAAAGCTGACATCATGGCGGACGCAGCCTACTCTGTGTTTTCCCGCCCCCTggctggccccgcccacaccaCGGGTCACTTCCTGATTGACGAGGATATCCTGCGAGAGGCGGGGCTTGGTGACATGGAGGTCTATGCTGTGGAGCCAG GTCACCCCCTCATGCCTGACTTCTTCCTCGATGTGGAGACTGATG ACACGCCCTCCTCCAAAGCCCTACCCTCTTCCACAAAGACCAGCAACCCTATTGAAGAAACGTTTGCTCTGATCCGGACAGTCCTCAGCCAGGACCTGGTCCAATCAACCAAGGGCGTCTATCAGTTCGACCTATCAG GCGAGCACACAGGCAGCTGGTTCGTGGATCTgaagcagggggcggggctagccGGGCAgggcctccccccctcccctcctgatGTTGTGATGAGCATGGACTCCGCCCTCTTCAGTCGAATGTTCCgcg GGGAGCTGAAGCCCACGATGGCCTTCATGACCGGGAAGCTGCGTATCAATGGCGACATGACGCTGGCTATCAAGCTGGAGAAGATGATGGCGGCCATGAGCAAATCCAAGCTGTAG
- the hsdl2 gene encoding hydroxysteroid dehydrogenase-like protein 2 isoform X1, which yields MLQNTGALAGRTLFVTGASRGIGRAIALKAARDGANVVVAAKTAEAHPKLPGTIYTAAREIEEAGGKALACVVDVRDEEQIRSAVEQAVAKFGGIDILVNNASAINLTGTLGTSMKKVDLMLAVNLRGTYLTSKLCIPHLLKSSNPHILNLSPPLNLNPIWFKNHTAYTMAKYGMSMCVLGMAEEFRGQISVNALWPKTAIQTAAMDMLGGEGIERQCRKADIMADAAYSVFSRPLAGPAHTTGHFLIDEDILREAGLGDMEVYAVEPGHPLMPDFFLDVETDVDTPSSKALPSSTKTSNPIEETFALIRTVLSQDLVQSTKGVYQFDLSGEHTGSWFVDLKQGAGLAGQGLPPSPPDVVMSMDSALFSRMFRGELKPTMAFMTGKLRINGDMTLAIKLEKMMAAMSKSKL from the exons ATGTTGCAGAACACAGG GGCCCTCGCGGGTCGGACGCTCTTCGTGACCGGCGCCAGCCGCGGTATCGGTCGAGCTATCGCTCTGAAGGCGGCGCGCGACGGAGCTAATGTGGTGGTGGCCGCAAAGACGGCTGAGGCCCACCCCAAGCTGCCAGGAACCATCTACACTGCAGCCAGAGAGA TCGAGGAGGCTGGAGGCAAGGCGCTGGCCTGTGTGGTGGACGTCCGGGATGAGGAGCAGATCCGCTCAGCTGTGGAGCAGGCGGTCGCCAAGTTCGGAG GTATTGATATTTTGGTGAACAACGCCAGTGCTATTAATCTGACGGGAACTCTTGGGACGTCCATGAAGAAGGTTGACCTGATGCTGGCCGTCAACCTGCGGGGAACTTACCTCAC CTCTAAGCTGTGCATTCCTCACCTGTTGAAAAGCTCTAACCCTCACATCCTGAACCTGTCTCCGCCTCTCAACCTCAACCCCATTTGGTTCAAGAACCATACAG CCTACACCATGGCTAAGTATGGGATGTCGATGTGTGTCCTTGGGATGGCTGAGGAGTTCAGAGGGCAGATCAGCGTCAACGCCCTCTGGCCCAAGACTG CCATCCAGACGGCGGCTATGGATATGCTAGGTGGTGAAGGTATCGAGCGGCAGTGCCGTAAAGCTGACATCATGGCGGACGCAGCCTACTCTGTGTTTTCCCGCCCCCTggctggccccgcccacaccaCGGGTCACTTCCTGATTGACGAGGATATCCTGCGAGAGGCGGGGCTTGGTGACATGGAGGTCTATGCTGTGGAGCCAG GTCACCCCCTCATGCCTGACTTCTTCCTCGATGTGGAGACTGATG TAGACACGCCCTCCTCCAAAGCCCTACCCTCTTCCACAAAGACCAGCAACCCTATTGAAGAAACGTTTGCTCTGATCCGGACAGTCCTCAGCCAGGACCTGGTCCAATCAACCAAGGGCGTCTATCAGTTCGACCTATCAG GCGAGCACACAGGCAGCTGGTTCGTGGATCTgaagcagggggcggggctagccGGGCAgggcctccccccctcccctcctgatGTTGTGATGAGCATGGACTCCGCCCTCTTCAGTCGAATGTTCCgcg GGGAGCTGAAGCCCACGATGGCCTTCATGACCGGGAAGCTGCGTATCAATGGCGACATGACGCTGGCTATCAAGCTGGAGAAGATGATGGCGGCCATGAGCAAATCCAAGCTGTAG